From a single Bacillus pumilus genomic region:
- a CDS encoding alpha/beta hydrolase: MSKRPEGMGTEVSLFGESRPFFIPGTEQLDITAHPYRLFIFKPNTTPPAAGFPVMYVLDGNSLFGTMVEALRLQSRRPEKTGVVPAIIVGIGYQTEAPYHSLRHYDLTLTSPDASIGGKRKDFSVHTYGGASAFFSFLEKTIKPYIEQRFPINQSRQTLFGHSLGGLFVLHTLFEHPDAYQTYIAGSPSIHWNKELFLEKEHQFTNRIRQVPMDVRLLVGVGELEKHHPCQMNAHAKSLVNRMLPLSSDGLHTTYHEFPEEGHTSVLPVLMNYAFRFALYHHDPLTTPDMKER, encoded by the coding sequence ATGTCCAAACGCCCTGAAGGAATGGGTACAGAGGTTTCACTTTTCGGAGAAAGCCGTCCTTTTTTTATACCTGGGACGGAGCAACTGGATATTACAGCACACCCATACAGACTTTTTATATTTAAACCGAATACTACTCCTCCAGCGGCTGGTTTTCCAGTCATGTACGTGCTTGATGGGAATTCACTTTTTGGCACAATGGTCGAAGCACTTCGTTTACAGTCAAGAAGGCCTGAAAAAACAGGTGTCGTACCTGCCATCATTGTGGGAATTGGCTATCAGACAGAAGCGCCCTATCATTCGCTCAGGCATTATGATCTCACTCTTACCAGCCCTGACGCTTCCATTGGGGGCAAAAGAAAGGATTTTTCCGTCCATACATATGGCGGGGCCTCTGCTTTCTTTTCTTTTTTAGAAAAGACTATAAAGCCTTATATCGAGCAACGCTTTCCTATCAATCAGAGTCGTCAAACACTGTTTGGGCATTCTCTTGGCGGTCTTTTTGTATTACACACACTATTTGAGCACCCCGATGCTTATCAGACATATATTGCGGGCAGTCCTTCTATCCACTGGAACAAAGAATTATTTCTAGAAAAAGAACACCAATTCACCAATCGTATACGTCAAGTGCCTATGGATGTAAGACTGCTTGTAGGTGTAGGTGAGTTAGAAAAACATCATCCCTGTCAAATGAATGCTCATGCAAAGTCACTAGTAAATCGTATGCTGCCTTTATCCTCGGATGGCTTGCATACAACGTATCACGAGTTTCCTGAAGAAGGACATACGTCTGTTTTACCAGTGCTGATGAATTACGCTTTTCGTTTTGCACTTTATCATCATGATCCTTTAACAACCCCAGACATGAAAGAAAGGTAG
- a CDS encoding TetR/AcrR family transcriptional regulator: MKKRGRGERLVADCYRGDKRATESKQQLRKALFQLLREKEWGKISVQDLTKRAGIHRTTFYQHYEDKFDLAQQVMGEMFDVMKETIFAPVSEGDWKEGHAAYVYIFRFYQHLQEHEEEYQILLKRGRELNIRQTVRAFFEESFSLGVEEVAGSKPDSQLVPIDMQKQFVMSAYAGTAEWWLRAGRPYSPDFMASSMIQLIENQSK; this comes from the coding sequence TTGAAGAAAAGAGGAAGGGGAGAGCGGCTTGTGGCGGACTGCTACAGAGGGGATAAGCGCGCGACGGAATCGAAGCAGCAATTAAGAAAAGCGTTATTTCAATTATTAAGAGAGAAAGAGTGGGGAAAGATCTCTGTACAGGATTTAACGAAGAGGGCAGGCATCCACCGGACGACCTTTTATCAGCATTATGAGGATAAATTTGATCTTGCCCAGCAGGTAATGGGTGAGATGTTCGATGTGATGAAAGAGACCATTTTTGCTCCTGTATCGGAAGGAGATTGGAAAGAAGGGCATGCAGCTTATGTGTATATTTTTCGATTTTATCAGCATTTGCAGGAACATGAAGAGGAGTATCAAATTCTCTTGAAAAGAGGCCGAGAGCTCAATATTCGTCAAACGGTTCGTGCTTTTTTTGAGGAAAGCTTTTCTTTAGGGGTAGAGGAGGTCGCAGGTTCAAAGCCTGATTCGCAACTCGTTCCTATCGACATGCAGAAGCAATTCGTCATGTCGGCTTATGCTGGAACGGCTGAATGGTGGCTGAGGGCAGGAAGACCTTACTCACCTGATTTTATGGCAAGCTCGATGATTCAGTTGATTGAAAATCAATCGAAATAG
- a CDS encoding VOC family protein, which yields MKFQQFEAAQLRIARPTVNMEKVVSFYEEGLGLKRIGSFDQHEGYDGVMLGLPHQHVHLEITKHEEEESLPAPHPEQLLVFYIPDAEEFRQMKKRLLSFGGRQVTSTNPYWERGGATIEDPDGYRIVLMNTDGITPI from the coding sequence ATGAAATTTCAACAATTCGAAGCCGCTCAATTACGCATCGCACGCCCAACCGTTAACATGGAAAAGGTTGTTTCCTTTTATGAAGAAGGCTTAGGACTCAAAAGAATAGGCTCATTTGATCAGCATGAAGGATATGATGGTGTCATGCTGGGGCTCCCTCATCAGCATGTTCATTTAGAAATCACGAAGCATGAAGAAGAAGAAAGTCTGCCTGCCCCCCATCCAGAACAGCTTCTTGTGTTCTATATTCCGGATGCTGAGGAATTCAGGCAAATGAAAAAGAGGTTGCTTTCATTTGGCGGACGGCAAGTCACCTCTACAAATCCATATTGGGAACGGGGAGGAGCAACGATTGAAGATCCAGATGGGTATCGCATTGTACTCATGAACACAGACGGAATCACCCCCATTTAA
- a CDS encoding DUF4885 family protein, translating into MKINTSNTTAILNNQNLTDFNSHPAIKSTNEVMTESDRRMKILDEKYEKINEQNKRFKNPHGHIHDKYRNPRSPYFRSDLTKVEREAAYTMEIGWANSGKGGQYDFNDAIFRNEKRYDPTQESVEKKILNRQKVNEQLQDLFSKNGITIPKNTNLTFTIDPNNFKLVVGGSKDESLMKQIEDLLNTTNNTRELFFHIMKSRNDDSTQFTPDSLAKFHLVNQIKTVTGYNLKDLSIVNGQFVTANGTNIFDIYKEELLKNPYTAENARIAASHYGAQLFDLAKNGYDSIPDLVLSIGYQNGSLQDIGQKDNYGVKKTID; encoded by the coding sequence GTGAAGATAAATACATCAAACACAACTGCTATTCTAAACAATCAGAACCTTACAGACTTCAATAGCCATCCAGCTATTAAAAGTACAAATGAGGTGATGACCGAATCTGATAGACGAATGAAAATATTAGATGAGAAATACGAAAAAATAAATGAACAAAATAAACGTTTCAAAAATCCTCATGGTCATATACACGATAAGTATCGAAATCCACGCTCTCCTTATTTCAGGAGTGATCTAACTAAAGTAGAGAGAGAAGCTGCTTATACGATGGAAATTGGCTGGGCTAATTCTGGAAAAGGTGGACAATACGATTTTAATGACGCCATCTTCCGTAATGAAAAAAGGTATGATCCTACGCAAGAAAGTGTAGAAAAGAAAATACTCAATCGTCAAAAGGTCAACGAACAATTACAAGATTTATTCTCTAAAAACGGTATAACCATTCCTAAAAACACAAATTTAACCTTTACCATTGACCCGAACAATTTTAAATTAGTGGTGGGTGGTTCAAAAGACGAATCGCTGATGAAACAAATAGAAGACTTATTAAATACAACCAACAATACAAGAGAATTATTTTTCCATATTATGAAAAGTAGAAATGATGATTCTACTCAATTTACACCTGATTCTCTTGCCAAGTTCCATCTTGTCAATCAAATCAAAACGGTGACAGGCTACAATTTAAAAGATTTAAGCATTGTAAACGGTCAATTTGTAACGGCTAACGGTACCAATATTTTTGATATATACAAAGAAGAACTCCTGAAAAACCCATACACAGCAGAAAATGCGCGCATTGCCGCTTCACATTATGGTGCACAGCTATTTGATCTAGCGAAAAACGGGTATGATTCTATTCCAGATTTGGTGTTATCTATTGGGTATCAAAACGGGTCTTTACAAGACATTGGACAAAAAGACAATTATGGAGTGAAGAAAACGATAGATTAA
- a CDS encoding DUF418 domain-containing protein, with protein MKERIRLLDILRGFAILGTLGTNVWFFAYAGDTFATDQIADEYENGSFLESLVSMFVYGKMLSLLTIMFGVGLELKYQQAKRKNTPWPGTYLWILLFLLIEGFVHFALVMEYDVLMSYAVTGLLVAFIVRGGNRRIKKGMLFSGVIHLIVLSCLTVFALSEMETASYDQVSEPALEEQLPETWISQVQERLQHFFMYREEAIFIIPMNTFLFLLGVRMMRAGVFYENERGRSLRKTLFRIGLWIGLPLNALVFVPNEIVEFVVRYAFSPFLSLFYIAVIAKLLVHRESWFMWNWFEYVGKMALSCYILQNIICSVLFYSWGLGLGGQINAPLIVLAWLLISLLQIAISAFCLKVWRMGPVEYIRSQALRRVTKKKAA; from the coding sequence GTGAAAGAAAGAATAAGATTATTAGATATTTTAAGAGGTTTCGCCATATTAGGCACATTGGGAACGAACGTCTGGTTTTTTGCGTATGCAGGGGACACCTTTGCGACAGATCAGATTGCAGATGAATATGAGAATGGCAGTTTTTTAGAAAGCCTTGTTTCCATGTTCGTCTATGGGAAAATGCTATCGCTGCTCACGATTATGTTTGGTGTAGGGCTAGAGCTGAAATACCAGCAGGCCAAAAGAAAAAACACGCCTTGGCCAGGTACATATTTATGGATTCTTTTATTTTTATTGATCGAAGGCTTTGTCCATTTTGCACTTGTGATGGAATATGATGTGCTCATGAGCTACGCTGTGACCGGTTTGCTTGTGGCATTTATTGTACGAGGAGGGAATCGGCGCATCAAAAAGGGTATGCTCTTCTCTGGAGTCATTCATTTGATCGTTCTGTCATGTCTGACGGTGTTCGCCCTGTCTGAAATGGAAACAGCATCGTATGATCAAGTTAGTGAACCCGCTCTGGAAGAGCAGCTGCCAGAGACATGGATCTCGCAGGTTCAAGAACGATTACAACACTTTTTCATGTACCGAGAAGAAGCGATCTTCATCATCCCAATGAACACATTTCTGTTCTTATTAGGTGTTCGGATGATGAGAGCTGGTGTATTTTATGAAAATGAACGCGGGCGTTCTCTGCGGAAAACATTATTCCGAATCGGTTTATGGATTGGTCTACCGCTGAATGCACTCGTCTTTGTGCCAAATGAAATAGTGGAATTCGTGGTGCGCTATGCGTTTTCACCATTCCTCTCACTTTTCTATATTGCTGTCATTGCGAAACTTCTGGTACACAGGGAGTCATGGTTTATGTGGAATTGGTTTGAATATGTAGGCAAAATGGCGCTCAGCTGTTACATCCTGCAAAATATCATCTGCTCGGTACTTTTTTATAGCTGGGGATTGGGTCTTGGCGGACAAATCAACGCCCCTCTTATCGTATTGGCATGGCTGCTCATTTCACTTCTGCAAATCGCCATTTCAGCATTTTGTCTAAAGGTTTGGAGAATGGGTCCGGTGGAATATATTCGTTCGCAGGCACTTCGCCGGGTGACGAAGAAAAAAGCAGCATAA
- a CDS encoding DUF4885 family protein has translation MNINTSYTASTSYNQNRIDPKGQSAIKSTNEVMTESDRRMKILDEKYEKINEQNKRFKDPQGHIYDKYRNPYSSYFRSDLTSVEREAAYIMEMSWARNNKGGQYDFNDAIFRNEKRYDPTQESVEKKILNRQKVNEQLQALFSANGLNIPKNTNLTFTIDPNHFKLVVSGSEDETLVKQIEDLLNTTNNTRELFFHIMKSRNEDSAQFTPDSLAKFHLVNQIKTVTGYNLNDLSIVNGQFVTANGTNIFDIYKEELLKNPYTAENARIAASHYGAQLFDLAKNGFDSIPDLVLSIGYQNGSLYDIGQKVNYGVSK, from the coding sequence ATGAATATCAATACGTCATACACAGCCAGCACTTCTTATAATCAGAACCGAATAGACCCTAAAGGTCAATCAGCTATTAAAAGTACGAATGAGGTGATGACCGAATCTGATAGACGAATGAAAATATTAGATGAGAAATACGAAAAAATAAATGAACAAAATAAGCGTTTCAAAGATCCTCAAGGCCATATATATGATAAGTATCGAAATCCATACTCTTCTTATTTCAGAAGTGACCTAACTTCCGTGGAGAGAGAAGCTGCTTACATTATGGAAATGAGTTGGGCAAGGAATAATAAGGGTGGACAATACGATTTTAATGACGCCATCTTCCGCAATGAAAAACGATACGATCCTACCCAAGAAAGTGTAGAAAAGAAAATACTCAATCGTCAAAAAGTAAACGAACAACTACAAGCTTTATTTTCTGCCAATGGTTTAAACATTCCCAAAAATACTAATTTAACTTTTACGATTGATCCAAATCATTTCAAATTAGTGGTGAGTGGATCAGAAGACGAAACACTGGTCAAACAAATAGAAGATCTCTTAAATACCACCAACAATACAAGAGAACTGTTTTTCCATATTATGAAAAGTAGAAATGAAGATTCTGCTCAATTTACGCCGGATTCTCTTGCCAAGTTTCACCTTGTTAATCAAATCAAAACGGTGACAGGCTACAATTTAAACGATTTAAGCATTGTAAACGGTCAATTTGTAACGGCTAACGGTACCAATATTTTTGATATATACAAAGAAGAACTTCTTAAAAATCCGTACACCGCAGAAAATGCGCGCATTGCCGCTTCACATTATGGTGCACAATTATTTGATCTAGCCAAAAACGGGTTTGATTCAATTCCCGATTTGGTGTTATCTATTGGTTATCAAAACGGGTCTTTATATGATATTGGACAAAAAGTGAATTACGGAGTATCAAAGTGA
- a CDS encoding cytochrome P450, which produces METTTPNAVQKALLRGKNKQDPYHPFDWYAHMRQTSPVHFDEDSQTWSVFTYEEAKRVTIDKDTFSSQPPKDRRKTSMMKTMVMMDPPNHTRIRSIVSKAFTPRVMKSWEPRIQELMEELMEEIEGKQEIDLVQNISYPLPVIVIAELLGVPSEHKQSFKEWSDLLVSMPKSENKEDVAEWQKTRDKGEADMMAFFADIIEKKRHNLGDDLISLLIQAEENGDKLSADELIPFCNLLLLAGNETTTNLISNMIFSLLEQPGAYEALAQSPELIPRAVEEAVRFRAPAPTIVRYVTEDTELGGKVLKKGDNVIVFLASANRDERQFSNAHEFDIHRHPNPHIGFGHGIHFCLGAPLARLEACTAIKILIERYETLELLSYVPMTSSSMYGLKELKLRVTPRL; this is translated from the coding sequence GTGGAAACAACAACACCAAATGCCGTGCAAAAAGCGTTATTAAGAGGGAAAAATAAGCAGGATCCGTATCACCCATTTGATTGGTATGCCCACATGCGTCAGACATCCCCTGTTCACTTTGATGAAGACAGCCAAACATGGAGTGTATTCACCTATGAAGAAGCAAAACGTGTGACAATCGATAAAGATACCTTTTCTAGTCAGCCTCCTAAAGACCGGCGGAAGACTTCCATGATGAAAACAATGGTGATGATGGACCCTCCTAATCATACTCGCATCCGTTCCATTGTTAGCAAAGCCTTTACACCTCGCGTCATGAAATCGTGGGAGCCGCGTATTCAAGAATTGATGGAAGAACTCATGGAAGAAATTGAAGGGAAACAAGAGATTGATCTTGTTCAAAACATCTCGTATCCACTCCCTGTCATTGTGATTGCAGAGCTTTTAGGTGTGCCGTCAGAGCATAAACAATCCTTTAAAGAATGGTCAGATCTTCTCGTCAGCATGCCTAAAAGCGAAAATAAGGAAGATGTCGCAGAATGGCAGAAAACCCGGGACAAAGGAGAAGCAGACATGATGGCGTTTTTTGCAGACATTATTGAAAAGAAGCGTCACAACCTCGGTGATGATTTGATTTCCCTCCTGATTCAAGCAGAGGAGAATGGAGATAAACTGTCAGCGGATGAATTAATTCCATTCTGTAATCTTCTTCTTTTAGCCGGCAACGAAACAACCACCAATCTCATCTCCAACATGATCTTTAGCTTGTTAGAACAGCCGGGTGCGTATGAAGCGCTCGCTCAATCACCTGAACTCATTCCACGAGCGGTGGAGGAGGCTGTCCGTTTTCGTGCACCAGCTCCTACGATCGTCCGATATGTCACAGAAGACACAGAGCTTGGAGGGAAAGTGTTGAAAAAGGGAGACAATGTGATTGTGTTTCTTGCTTCTGCCAACCGGGATGAGCGTCAATTTTCAAATGCACATGAGTTTGATATACACCGCCATCCTAACCCTCATATTGGTTTCGGGCACGGCATCCATTTCTGTCTTGGCGCACCACTAGCCCGCCTTGAAGCATGTACAGCTATAAAGATTTTAATAGAACGTTATGAGACGCTAGAGCTCCTCTCGTACGTTCCGATGACAAGCAGCAGCATGTATGGACTGAAAGAGCTGAAGCTGCGTGTCACGCCTCGTTTATAA
- a CDS encoding adenylosuccinate synthase, whose translation MSSVVVVGTQWGDEGKGKITDFLSENAEVIARYQGGNNAGHTIKFDGVTYKLHLIPSGIFYKEKTCVIGNGMVVDPKALVTELAYLHERNVSTDNLRISNRAHVILPYHLKLDEVEEERKGANKIGTTKKGIGPAYMDKAARVGIRVADLLDREVFEEKLARNLEEKNRLLEKMYDTEGFKIEDILDEYYEYGQQVKKYVVDTSVVLNDALDEGRRVLFEGAQGVMLDIDQGTYPFVTSSNPVAGGVTIGSGVGPTKIQHVVGVSKAYTTRVGDGPFPTELHDEIGDQIREVGREYGTTTGRPRRVGWFDSVVVRHARRVSGITDLSLNSIDVLTGIETLKICVAYKLNGEITEEFPASLNELAKCEPVYEEMPGWTEDITGVKNLSELPENARHYLERISQLTGIPLSIFSVGPDRSQTNVVRSVYRP comes from the coding sequence ATGTCTTCAGTAGTCGTAGTAGGTACGCAGTGGGGTGACGAAGGGAAAGGGAAAATTACCGATTTCCTTTCAGAAAATGCAGAGGTGATTGCCCGTTATCAAGGGGGAAACAATGCAGGTCACACAATCAAATTTGATGGAGTGACTTACAAGCTACACCTCATTCCATCCGGTATTTTTTACAAAGAAAAAACTTGTGTCATCGGTAATGGAATGGTGGTTGATCCTAAAGCGTTGGTCACTGAGCTTGCGTATCTTCACGAACGGAATGTGAGTACAGATAACCTCAGAATCAGCAATAGAGCCCATGTGATTCTGCCTTACCATTTAAAATTGGACGAGGTAGAAGAAGAGCGGAAAGGGGCTAACAAGATCGGTACGACGAAAAAAGGAATCGGACCTGCTTATATGGACAAAGCAGCTCGCGTTGGTATCCGCGTCGCAGATCTATTAGATCGTGAAGTGTTTGAAGAGAAGCTTGCACGTAATCTAGAAGAGAAAAATCGTCTTTTAGAGAAAATGTATGACACAGAAGGCTTCAAGATTGAAGATATTTTAGATGAGTATTATGAATATGGCCAGCAAGTGAAAAAATATGTCGTGGACACATCTGTTGTCTTGAATGACGCACTAGATGAAGGGCGCCGCGTGCTATTTGAAGGAGCACAAGGTGTTATGCTTGATATCGATCAAGGGACATATCCATTTGTTACGTCATCTAACCCAGTGGCTGGGGGAGTGACGATTGGTTCTGGTGTAGGACCGACGAAGATTCAACATGTGGTCGGCGTGTCAAAAGCGTACACAACTCGTGTTGGAGATGGCCCATTCCCGACAGAACTCCATGATGAAATTGGTGATCAAATCCGTGAGGTTGGCCGTGAATACGGTACGACAACTGGACGCCCGCGCCGTGTTGGCTGGTTTGACAGTGTGGTTGTCCGCCATGCTCGCCGTGTGAGCGGGATTACAGATCTATCTCTTAACTCAATTGACGTACTGACAGGGATTGAAACATTGAAAATCTGTGTCGCTTATAAATTGAACGGAGAAATCACAGAAGAATTCCCAGCAAGTCTAAATGAACTTGCGAAATGTGAGCCTGTCTACGAAGAAATGCCGGGATGGACAGAGGATATTACAGGCGTGAAGAATTTAAGCGAACTGCCTGAAAATGCCCGTCATTATTTAGAGCGTATTTCACAATTAACAGGTATTCCACTTTCCATTTTCTCAGTCGGACCAGATCGCTCCCAAACGAACGTTGTCCGCAGCGTGTACCGTCCATAA
- the dnaB gene encoding replicative DNA helicase: MTELLDDRLPPQNIEAEQAVLGAVFLEPSALTLASEVLIPEDFYRMSHQKIYNAMLVLGDRGEPVDLVTVTSELANTDLLEEVGGISYLTDIANSVPTAANIEYYAKIVEEKSILRRLIRTATTIAQDGYTREDEVEDLLSDAEKTIMEVAQRKNSGAFQNIKDVLVQTYDNIEQLHNRKGDITGIPTGFSELDRMTAGFQRNDLIIVAARPSVGKTAFALNIAQNVATKTDESVAIFSLEMGAEQLVMRMLCAEGNINAQNLRTGNLTEEDWGKLTMAMGSLSNSGIFIDDTPGIRVSEIRSKCRRLKQENGLGMILIDYLQLIQGSGRSSDNRQQEVSEISRALKSLARELEVPVIALSQLSRGVEQRQDKRPMMSDIRESGSIEQDADIVAFLYRDDYYDKESENKNIIEIIIAKQRNGPVGTVSLAFVKEYNKFVNLERRFDDAGVPPGA, translated from the coding sequence ATGACGGAACTTCTCGATGACCGGCTGCCGCCGCAAAATATAGAAGCCGAGCAGGCCGTATTAGGTGCTGTTTTTTTAGAACCATCTGCGCTCACGCTCGCTTCTGAGGTATTAATTCCAGAGGATTTCTATAGAATGTCGCATCAAAAGATTTACAATGCGATGCTTGTCCTTGGCGATAGAGGAGAACCGGTCGATCTCGTCACGGTGACTTCTGAACTTGCCAATACAGATTTGCTAGAAGAGGTAGGCGGGATTTCGTATTTAACCGATATTGCGAACTCTGTCCCAACTGCTGCAAACATTGAATACTATGCAAAAATTGTAGAAGAGAAATCAATTTTAAGACGTCTGATCCGCACGGCGACAACCATTGCACAGGATGGGTACACGCGTGAGGATGAAGTAGAGGATCTGTTGAGTGATGCTGAAAAGACCATTATGGAAGTGGCGCAGCGTAAAAACTCAGGGGCTTTTCAAAATATTAAGGACGTTCTTGTTCAAACATATGATAATATTGAACAGCTTCATAACCGAAAGGGCGATATTACAGGGATTCCAACAGGTTTCTCAGAGCTTGACCGGATGACGGCTGGATTCCAGCGAAATGACTTAATCATTGTAGCGGCTCGTCCATCAGTAGGGAAAACGGCTTTCGCATTGAACATCGCACAAAATGTCGCGACCAAAACGGACGAAAGTGTCGCCATCTTTAGTTTAGAGATGGGTGCTGAGCAGCTCGTCATGCGTATGCTTTGTGCAGAGGGGAATATCAATGCACAGAACTTAAGAACTGGTAATCTCACAGAAGAGGACTGGGGCAAGCTGACAATGGCGATGGGTTCGCTATCCAATAGTGGGATTTTCATTGATGATACACCTGGAATTAGAGTAAGTGAAATTCGCTCGAAATGCCGCCGTTTGAAGCAAGAAAATGGTCTTGGCATGATCCTGATTGACTACTTACAGCTCATTCAAGGGAGCGGACGATCAAGCGATAACCGCCAGCAAGAGGTGTCTGAAATCTCTCGGGCATTAAAATCGCTGGCAAGGGAACTTGAAGTTCCGGTTATTGCATTGTCTCAGCTTTCACGTGGAGTAGAGCAGCGTCAGGACAAACGTCCAATGATGTCTGATATTCGTGAATCAGGAAGTATCGAGCAGGATGCCGATATCGTGGCATTCCTTTATCGTGATGATTACTACGACAAAGAATCAGAGAATAAGAATATTATTGAAATCATCATTGCCAAACAGCGTAACGGCCCAGTGGGTACAGTATCACTGGCGTTCGTCAAAGAATATAACAAATTCGTCAACCTGGAAAGAAGATTTGACGATGCGGGTGTTCCGCCCGGTGCTTAA
- a CDS encoding 2,3-dihydro-2,3-dihydroxybenzoate dehydrogenase codes for MKQSGLSHKIALITGAGQGIGQAVAKRLSDEGAIIAAVDTNEGQLQSTVQQLNDKGIRAFAYPGDITDQASVQHIVDQIERQLGPIYLLVNVAGILRISSINQLSTDDWQQTFAVNTHGVFYVSQAVSKYMMKRLEGVIVTISSNAGAIPRMNMAAYAASKAAATSFTKTLGLELAAYGIRCNVVSPGSTATPMQWALWSDEQGADQVIKGSLETYKTGIPLQKIADPQNIADAVIFFASEQSSHITMQNLTIDGGATLGI; via the coding sequence ATGAAACAGAGTGGTCTGTCTCATAAGATTGCCCTTATTACAGGTGCAGGACAAGGTATTGGACAAGCAGTCGCAAAAAGATTATCCGATGAAGGTGCGATCATTGCAGCAGTTGACACAAATGAAGGTCAACTGCAAAGCACCGTGCAGCAATTGAATGATAAAGGCATACGTGCCTTCGCCTATCCAGGTGACATTACCGACCAAGCATCTGTTCAGCACATTGTCGATCAAATTGAAAGGCAGCTTGGGCCCATTTATTTACTGGTCAATGTAGCAGGTATTCTTCGAATCAGTTCGATTAACCAGCTTAGTACAGATGACTGGCAACAAACCTTTGCAGTCAATACACATGGTGTCTTTTACGTATCTCAAGCCGTCTCCAAATACATGATGAAAAGATTAGAAGGGGTCATTGTGACCATCAGCTCTAACGCAGGTGCCATTCCTAGAATGAATATGGCTGCCTATGCCGCTTCAAAAGCAGCAGCTACTTCCTTTACAAAAACGCTTGGATTAGAGCTGGCTGCCTATGGAATCAGATGCAACGTCGTCTCTCCCGGCTCTACCGCAACACCTATGCAATGGGCCTTATGGTCTGATGAGCAAGGAGCCGATCAGGTGATTAAAGGTTCATTAGAAACGTATAAAACCGGTATTCCTTTACAAAAAATCGCTGACCCTCAAAACATTGCTGATGCAGTCATTTTCTTTGCATCTGAGCAATCCAGTCATATTACGATGCAGAATCTCACGATTGATGGTGGCGCAACACTCGGAATCTAG
- a CDS encoding peroxiredoxin family protein translates to MSSFKLGDKMPNFSLPTIQGEHIDFHKHLEEHQSWHLIVFFRGSWCPVCVEELKELEQQQSYFQDKDIHLMAISTDNSDDLKEFADKEGLSFPIMSDKDLTSLKAYEVHYHGEDAPYEDHGVHGEPAYFLLNDKGQVLYQQRQTSPFGRPHANELRKIIQYIRKNLKGQYKSVK, encoded by the coding sequence ATGAGTTCATTCAAATTAGGAGATAAAATGCCCAATTTTTCACTTCCAACCATTCAGGGCGAACATATTGATTTTCACAAACATTTAGAGGAGCATCAAAGCTGGCATCTCATCGTCTTCTTTAGAGGATCTTGGTGCCCAGTATGTGTAGAAGAGTTAAAAGAGCTTGAACAGCAGCAATCATATTTTCAAGACAAGGATATCCACTTAATGGCGATTTCAACGGATAACTCTGATGACTTGAAGGAATTTGCAGATAAAGAAGGGCTATCCTTCCCGATCATGTCTGACAAAGACCTTACTTCATTAAAAGCATATGAAGTCCACTATCACGGAGAAGACGCTCCTTATGAAGATCACGGAGTTCACGGGGAACCTGCCTATTTCTTATTAAATGATAAGGGCCAAGTCCTCTATCAGCAAAGACAAACAAGCCCGTTCGGCAGACCGCATGCCAACGAACTGCGCAAAATCATTCAGTACATCCGCAAAAACTTAAAAGGCCAGTATAAAAGCGTGAAATAA